Proteins encoded together in one Marinobacter salsuginis window:
- a CDS encoding glutathione S-transferase family protein has translation MKLIGSTTSPYVRRIRILLDEEPYEFVNLNIYGEGRDELRRNNPTLKIPVLEDGGQEIYDSRIIARYISAKQGRDPLTWDQENQLTMIDGANDSAVTMLLSEKSGIDTSADLMFYNLQRERIMTTLRTLAAMVEDGQFETWNYPAICLYCLVDWLEFRDLVDFSGVESLLSYRDSRMDYPWVAETDPRNA, from the coding sequence ATGAAACTGATCGGATCCACTACTTCACCCTACGTTCGGCGCATTCGTATCCTGCTGGATGAAGAGCCCTATGAATTCGTCAATCTCAATATCTATGGTGAAGGTCGGGATGAACTGCGGCGCAACAATCCGACACTGAAAATTCCGGTGCTCGAAGACGGCGGTCAGGAAATCTATGATTCCCGGATTATCGCCCGTTACATCAGTGCCAAGCAGGGCCGTGATCCGCTGACCTGGGACCAGGAAAACCAGCTCACCATGATTGACGGCGCCAATGATTCTGCGGTCACCATGCTGCTTTCGGAAAAATCCGGTATCGACACTAGCGCAGATCTGATGTTCTACAACCTCCAGCGTGAGAGGATCATGACCACCTTACGTACGCTGGCGGCGATGGTGGAGGACGGTCAGTTCGAAACCTGGAATTACCCAGCTATCTGCCTTTACTGCCTGGTGGACTGGCTCGAATTCAGGGACCTGGTGGACTTCTCGGGCGTGGAAAGCCTGTTGTCCTACCGTGACAGCCGCATGGATTACCCCTGGGTTGCAGAAACTGATCCCCGCAACGCCTGA
- the ald gene encoding alanine dehydrogenase — protein MKIGVPREIKNREYRVGMTPAAVHELCGHNHEVFVETGAGVAIGFSDDDYRQAGASILDTAREVFDTAGLIVKVKEPQAEERALLKPEHTLFTYLHLAPDKAQTDDLVKSGATCIAYETVTDRGGHLPLLAPMSEVAGRMSIQAGAHCLEKAMGGRGVLLGGVPGVSSARVAVIGGGVVGQNAVAMAVGLGAQVTVLDRNMDVLRQLDHLYGNRITTLFSTAQTLDQAVTESDLVVGSVLIPGASAPKLITRDMIRRMPEGSVIVDVAIDQGGCTETSRATTHDDPTYIVDGVVHYCVANMPGAVARTSTLALNNVTLPFVAALANKGPDRAMKEDPHLRAGLNVAAGKVTYREVAEATGHPYTNPESLLGS, from the coding sequence ATGAAAATCGGCGTGCCGAGGGAGATCAAGAACCGCGAATACCGTGTAGGCATGACGCCGGCGGCCGTTCACGAGCTGTGTGGCCACAATCATGAGGTGTTTGTGGAAACCGGGGCAGGCGTTGCCATCGGGTTTTCCGATGACGATTATCGTCAGGCGGGGGCCAGTATTCTTGATACCGCGAGGGAGGTTTTCGACACCGCCGGGCTTATCGTCAAGGTCAAGGAGCCACAGGCCGAGGAACGGGCGCTGCTGAAACCGGAACACACACTCTTCACCTATCTGCATCTTGCTCCGGACAAGGCTCAGACCGATGACCTGGTGAAGTCTGGCGCCACCTGTATAGCCTACGAAACGGTCACCGACCGCGGGGGCCATTTGCCCCTGTTGGCACCGATGTCGGAAGTGGCGGGGCGTATGTCAATCCAGGCAGGCGCCCATTGTCTTGAGAAGGCCATGGGTGGGCGAGGCGTCCTCCTGGGCGGTGTGCCCGGTGTCAGCTCCGCTCGGGTCGCGGTGATTGGCGGTGGTGTTGTTGGCCAGAATGCCGTTGCCATGGCGGTGGGTCTCGGCGCGCAGGTGACGGTGCTGGACCGGAATATGGATGTGCTCCGACAACTGGACCACCTGTATGGCAACCGCATCACCACACTGTTTTCCACGGCCCAGACTCTGGATCAGGCCGTAACGGAATCGGATCTGGTCGTTGGCAGTGTGCTCATTCCCGGCGCTTCTGCGCCCAAGCTGATTACCCGTGACATGATCCGTCGCATGCCGGAGGGTAGCGTTATCGTGGATGTCGCCATTGATCAGGGCGGCTGTACTGAAACCTCGCGGGCAACCACCCACGACGATCCCACGTATATTGTCGACGGTGTGGTACATTACTGCGTGGCGAACATGCCGGGTGCCGTCGCGCGCACGTCCACACTGGCGCTGAATAACGTCACCTTGCCCTTTGTGGCAGCCCTGGCTAACAAGGGCCCGGACCGGGCGATGAAGGAAGATCCGCATCTCAGGGCCGGGCTGAACGTGGCCGCTGGCAAGGTGACTTACAGGGAAGTGGCAGAGGCGACCGGGCACCCATACACAAACCCTGAATCCCTGTTGGGATCCTGA
- a CDS encoding dienelactone hydrolase family protein → MRTLKATAAVATLSLTLASTQVLAEMQTKTVEYRIGETTFTGYMAWDDEFEEKRPGVLVVHEWWGHNEFARDQAERLAASGYTAFALDMYGSGKLADHPDTAQKFMQEATKDIDQVKARFLKAMEILQNHESVDASRIAAQGYCFGGAVVLNMARMGVDLDGVVSYHGALGSPITAEAGTVTARVQVYTGGADKMVPSEQVAGLVKEMQDAEVDLTLVSFPGVLHSFTNPGADKVAEEFGMPIGYDEEAANRSWNGTMRFYEEIFAR, encoded by the coding sequence ATGAGAACCCTGAAAGCAACAGCGGCAGTGGCAACCCTCTCACTTACTCTGGCAAGCACGCAGGTACTGGCAGAAATGCAAACCAAGACCGTCGAATACAGGATCGGTGAGACCACCTTCACCGGCTACATGGCCTGGGATGACGAGTTCGAGGAGAAGCGCCCGGGCGTTCTGGTGGTTCACGAGTGGTGGGGCCACAATGAATTCGCCCGGGACCAGGCAGAGCGGCTTGCAGCATCTGGCTACACGGCGTTTGCCCTGGATATGTATGGCTCCGGCAAGCTGGCAGACCATCCCGATACCGCCCAGAAGTTCATGCAGGAAGCGACCAAGGATATAGACCAGGTAAAGGCGCGTTTCCTGAAGGCGATGGAAATCCTGCAGAATCATGAAAGCGTTGATGCTTCCCGTATTGCCGCACAAGGCTACTGCTTTGGCGGGGCGGTGGTCCTGAACATGGCCCGTATGGGCGTGGACCTGGACGGCGTCGTCAGCTACCACGGCGCCCTTGGAAGTCCAATCACCGCGGAAGCTGGAACCGTGACAGCCAGGGTTCAGGTATATACCGGTGGCGCCGACAAGATGGTTCCCTCCGAGCAGGTCGCCGGTCTGGTAAAAGAGATGCAGGACGCGGAAGTCGACCTCACGCTGGTCAGTTTCCCGGGAGTCCTGCACTCATTTACCAATCCCGGTGCTGACAAGGTCGCCGAGGAGTTCGGTATGCCGATTGGCTATGACGAAGAAGCCGCGAACCGCTCCTGGAACGGCACCATGCGTTTCTATGAGGAGATTTTCGCCCGGTAA
- a CDS encoding lysophospholipid acyltransferase family protein, translating to MLRVLKAAWILFWAILLTLILFFPIVIAALVGKRGDAAFHGTQVYAWIILKVCGIRLRVRGKENIEPGQRYVILSNHASYFDPPALVLALGLQYRWVIKKELRKVPLFGLALETSRNLFIDRSKGSDALESIKRGVGQLPDGTSILIFPEGTRSWDGKLLPFKKGGFVIAQDGQLPILPITICGSHQRLPKGSAAFSSGEIEIVIHPPMASGALPLDDLMTDVRNSIASSL from the coding sequence ATGCTCCGAGTGCTAAAAGCTGCCTGGATCCTGTTCTGGGCCATACTGCTGACCCTGATTCTGTTTTTTCCGATTGTGATTGCCGCCCTGGTGGGAAAGCGGGGGGATGCAGCCTTCCATGGCACCCAGGTTTATGCCTGGATCATCCTGAAAGTCTGCGGTATTCGGCTCAGAGTGCGTGGTAAGGAAAACATTGAGCCGGGCCAGCGCTACGTGATTCTAAGCAATCATGCATCCTACTTTGACCCGCCCGCGCTGGTGCTTGCGCTCGGCCTGCAGTACCGATGGGTGATCAAGAAGGAGCTGCGCAAGGTACCCCTGTTCGGATTGGCCCTGGAAACTTCCCGGAACCTGTTTATCGACCGCTCCAAAGGCAGCGATGCATTGGAGAGCATCAAGCGTGGGGTTGGCCAGCTTCCGGATGGCACCAGCATACTGATCTTTCCGGAAGGTACCCGTTCGTGGGATGGCAAATTGCTGCCCTTCAAGAAAGGTGGCTTTGTTATTGCCCAGGACGGCCAGCTTCCGATCCTTCCGATCACCATCTGCGGATCTCACCAGCGTTTACCCAAGGGCTCTGCGGCATTCAGCAGCGGTGAGATTGAAATCGTCATCCATCCCCCGATGGCCTCCGGGGCGTTGCCGCTGGATGACCTTATGACGGACGTTCGCAACAGCATTGCGTCTTCCCTTTAA
- a CDS encoding cold-shock protein produces MSTTTGTVKFFNEAKGFGFITREGGPDVFVHYSAIQGSGFKTLAEGQQVEFTVTQGQKGPQAENVVAL; encoded by the coding sequence ATGTCTACTACTACCGGTACTGTTAAGTTCTTCAACGAAGCAAAAGGCTTTGGCTTTATCACTCGTGAAGGCGGCCCGGACGTTTTTGTTCACTACAGCGCTATTCAGGGCAGCGGTTTCAAGACCCTGGCAGAAGGCCAGCAGGTTGAGTTCACCGTTACCCAGGGCCAGAAAGGTCCTCAGGCGGAGAACGTTGTTGCCCTGTAA
- the crcB gene encoding fluoride efflux transporter CrcB, whose translation MWLSFVAVSVGAVIGANLRWALGLWLNTTYHAVPYGTLVANLSGGWLIGLLIGYFSHGSALAPEWRLFAITGLCGALTTFSTFSLEMFAAIQEGKWAMAITGILAHVIGSILMTALGIYTFGLLKG comes from the coding sequence ATGTGGTTGTCTTTTGTAGCAGTCAGCGTTGGCGCCGTGATCGGCGCCAACCTGCGTTGGGCCCTCGGTTTGTGGCTTAACACCACCTACCATGCCGTGCCTTACGGAACCCTGGTTGCCAATCTCAGCGGCGGCTGGCTGATCGGCTTGCTGATTGGCTACTTCAGCCATGGCAGCGCGCTGGCACCGGAATGGCGACTGTTTGCAATCACCGGCCTGTGTGGCGCATTGACCACTTTTTCCACCTTCTCGCTCGAGATGTTTGCCGCAATCCAGGAGGGCAAATGGGCGATGGCGATTACCGGCATCCTGGCGCACGTGATCGGCTCCATCCTCATGACAGCGTTGGGAATTTACACCTTCGGTCTGTTGAAGGGATGA
- a CDS encoding acyl-CoA dehydrogenase: protein MMTFILFIVALAGLLIVMRRESGAMSAIGVMAITGLLSLIFASGWLALVLFIGAAVTAAAGLPGFRQGWLTPRIFAMFKKVAPKVSDTEKVALEAGTVGWDGELFTGRPDWHNLLINRNTGLSEEEQAFVDNQCTQAISMCNAWDVAVERADLPKELWDFLKKEKFFGMIIPKEYGGLEFSAKAQTAVLQKLAANESLMVSVGVPNSLGPGELLVKYGTEEQKNHYLPRLADGREIPCFGLTGPRAGSDATSLPDTGIVCKQKVDGKEVVGIRLNFEKRWITLAPIATVVGLAFRMFDPDGLLGDTEDYGITCALIPRDTKGMEIGRRHCPIGSPFLNGPIKGKDVFIPLDYIIGGVDMAGQGWRMLVECLSVGRCITLPSGAAGAAAYSVGTAGGFTRIRRQFNTPVADMEGVQEPLARIGAKTYIAQAAVNHTANMIDKGEKPAVPSAILKYHLTEFQRGVLTDAMDVHGGKTVTLGPRNYLGIGYSGAAVSITVEGANIMTRSLMIFGQGAIRCHPYVLKELAAKDNDDIKAFDDAFFGHAGLIFGNAARAFTQALGLGRADVPFDSASRRYAQAVARFSAAFGLCSDAAMTTLGSELKMRELISARLGDMLSNLYLASMVLKNWHETQPVEGEKEVMEYSMSLLLHRTENALDEFLQNLPNRAVAMVLRGVTMPLGRRWDSPQDDLARKLARAISTDTPIRNKLIASVWTTDSEGTVENPVARYNGLLKDYDKAEQLYRKVTKAYAKGELPMTALHPEERFEAALEAGVYTKEEADFMRQYETVVLEMLTVDDFAFDAFAQNKESVIDHNPS, encoded by the coding sequence ATGATGACTTTCATACTGTTTATTGTGGCGCTGGCTGGCCTGCTGATAGTGATGCGGCGCGAGTCCGGTGCAATGTCCGCGATTGGCGTCATGGCTATCACCGGCCTGCTGTCGCTGATTTTTGCCTCTGGTTGGCTGGCCCTTGTTCTGTTTATTGGTGCCGCCGTCACCGCTGCCGCCGGCCTGCCCGGGTTCCGCCAGGGCTGGCTGACACCCCGCATTTTCGCGATGTTCAAGAAAGTCGCACCGAAAGTTTCCGATACCGAGAAAGTGGCCCTGGAAGCCGGTACCGTAGGCTGGGATGGCGAGCTGTTTACCGGTCGCCCCGACTGGCACAACCTGTTGATTAATCGCAACACAGGCCTGAGCGAGGAAGAACAGGCCTTCGTGGACAACCAATGCACCCAGGCAATCTCCATGTGCAACGCCTGGGATGTCGCCGTCGAGCGGGCGGATCTGCCGAAAGAGCTGTGGGATTTCCTGAAGAAAGAGAAGTTCTTCGGCATGATTATCCCGAAGGAATACGGTGGCCTGGAGTTTTCCGCCAAAGCCCAGACTGCGGTGCTGCAGAAACTGGCTGCCAATGAATCATTGATGGTATCTGTTGGTGTGCCCAACTCGCTCGGCCCGGGTGAGTTGCTGGTCAAATATGGTACCGAAGAACAGAAAAACCACTATCTGCCGCGGTTGGCGGATGGCCGCGAGATCCCCTGCTTCGGCCTGACCGGTCCTCGCGCAGGCTCTGATGCAACGTCGCTGCCGGACACCGGTATCGTGTGTAAACAGAAAGTGGATGGCAAGGAAGTGGTCGGTATCCGACTCAACTTCGAGAAGCGCTGGATTACCCTGGCACCCATCGCCACCGTCGTCGGCCTGGCCTTCCGTATGTTCGATCCGGACGGGCTGCTGGGTGACACCGAAGACTACGGCATTACCTGCGCGCTGATTCCCCGGGATACCAAGGGCATGGAAATCGGCCGTCGCCACTGCCCGATTGGCAGTCCGTTCCTGAACGGACCGATCAAGGGTAAAGACGTCTTTATCCCCCTGGATTACATCATCGGTGGTGTGGATATGGCCGGCCAGGGTTGGCGCATGCTGGTTGAATGCCTGTCTGTTGGCCGTTGCATTACGCTGCCCTCAGGCGCTGCAGGGGCAGCCGCTTACTCAGTCGGCACCGCCGGCGGGTTTACCCGTATCCGTCGCCAGTTCAACACCCCGGTTGCAGACATGGAGGGCGTGCAGGAGCCGCTGGCCCGGATTGGCGCCAAGACCTATATTGCCCAGGCGGCTGTTAACCACACCGCTAACATGATCGACAAGGGCGAAAAGCCGGCTGTGCCGTCGGCCATCCTTAAATACCATCTCACCGAGTTCCAGCGCGGTGTCCTGACCGATGCGATGGATGTTCACGGTGGCAAGACAGTGACCCTTGGCCCGCGCAACTACCTGGGCATTGGCTACAGCGGTGCGGCCGTTTCGATCACTGTTGAGGGCGCCAACATCATGACCCGAAGCCTGATGATCTTCGGTCAGGGTGCGATTCGCTGCCATCCATACGTGCTGAAAGAGCTGGCGGCCAAGGATAACGACGATATCAAGGCGTTTGACGATGCCTTCTTCGGCCATGCCGGCCTGATCTTTGGCAATGCGGCCCGCGCCTTTACCCAGGCTCTGGGGCTTGGTCGGGCCGATGTGCCGTTTGACAGCGCCAGCCGCAGGTACGCCCAGGCGGTTGCCCGTTTCAGTGCCGCCTTTGGTCTGTGTTCGGATGCGGCGATGACCACTCTCGGCAGCGAGCTGAAGATGCGTGAACTGATCTCCGCACGTTTGGGGGATATGCTGTCTAACCTCTACCTCGCCTCGATGGTGCTGAAGAACTGGCACGAGACCCAGCCGGTGGAAGGTGAAAAGGAAGTGATGGAATACAGCATGAGCCTGCTGCTGCATCGCACCGAAAACGCACTGGATGAGTTCCTGCAAAATCTGCCGAACCGCGCTGTTGCGATGGTTCTGCGTGGTGTGACCATGCCACTGGGTCGCCGTTGGGACAGCCCCCAAGACGATTTGGCCCGCAAGCTTGCCCGTGCGATCTCCACTGACACACCGATCCGCAACAAGCTGATTGCCAGTGTGTGGACGACCGACAGCGAAGGAACCGTGGAGAATCCGGTCGCCCGCTATAACGGGTTGCTGAAGGATTACGACAAGGCGGAGCAGCTTTACCGGAAGGTGACCAAGGCCTACGCCAAGGGCGAGCTGCCGATGACGGCATTGCATCCGGAAGAACGTTTCGAGGCCGCGCTTGAGGCCGGTGTTTACACCAAGGAAGAGGCCGATTTCATGCGCCAGTACGAGACTGTGGTACTGGAAATGCTGACGGTCGATGACTTTGCCTTTGATGCCTTTGCCCAGAACAAGGAGTCTGTGATTGATCACAACCCCTCCTGA
- the rapA gene encoding RNA polymerase-associated protein RapA: MDTSEFVIGQRWVSHSDTGLGLGIVTDISGRRVTLGFPAADEERTYAIDNAPLSRIIYQLGEEIETFDGERYIVRAVEDIGGVLMYHADDGTDLHEISEVKLAGSVNFSAPHQRLFAGQFDRNGAFRLRYATLQHMNRLRASAAQGLIGARTQHLPHQIYIAHEVARRHAPRVLLADEVGLGKTIEAGLILHYQLHTGRAKRALIVVPDSLTHQWLVEMLRRFNLRFSIVDQGRYDALKEQESDVDALVNHIFGDEDAVNPFESEQLVLCSLDFLKQSQKAQDDARKAEWDLMIVDEAHHLAWSPDEVSPEYRIVEELSAISRGLLLLTATPEQVGVASHFARLRLLDPARFHDLEAFRKEEQQYETINAVVRRLLDEESAISAEDQKLLREWLGEELDHLLTGDHPRQAVIDALLDRHGTGRVLFRNTRAAIQGFPERRPNPEPLPCPAMYEGQASGLQGLTPEQLVPEEQWLSDDPRVAWLEKKLVSLRPAKVVVICASAETAMALEHYLQLRAGIRSAAFHEHLSLIERDRAAAYFADTEQGAQALICSEIGSEGRNFQFAHQLVLFDLPGNPDLLEQRIGRLDRIGQTETIDIHLPYLRDTSQEVQFRWFHEGLNAFAESCAVGVAVQEAVQSLWQRAIDGDASIANELVKASAKEAERLKTLLQNGRDALIELNSCRPDVADDLIAAIEEEESEEQVRDYMMEAFDILGVDVEDHAEHSDILRPGEQYRAGHVAELPEDGMTVTWDRRNALEREDLAFMSWEHPMVTGVMDSVTSSGLGKAALASLSVKALPPGTLLMEALFTVHCPAPDALQLTRYLPVSPLRLLVDVNGKELSAALPHNRLNEMCSNIRRRTAQAIVPQIRPQVETMVDHVERLSEPHLEPLKARALEQLAASFEPEIRRLEALQKVNPAIREEEIDFFRNQFEAARDAIGHASLALEGIRVIVTS, translated from the coding sequence TTGGATACATCGGAATTTGTTATTGGTCAGCGTTGGGTCAGCCACAGTGATACCGGCCTGGGGTTAGGCATTGTCACGGATATCTCCGGGCGTCGGGTAACCCTGGGGTTTCCTGCCGCCGATGAGGAACGCACCTACGCGATTGATAACGCACCTTTGTCCCGCATCATCTATCAGCTGGGCGAGGAGATTGAGACCTTTGACGGCGAGCGGTACATCGTTCGAGCGGTCGAGGATATTGGTGGCGTGCTCATGTACCACGCCGACGATGGCACTGACCTGCATGAGATTTCAGAGGTCAAACTTGCGGGCTCGGTGAACTTTTCAGCGCCACACCAGCGGCTTTTCGCGGGCCAGTTCGATCGCAACGGCGCTTTTCGTCTGAGGTATGCGACCCTTCAACATATGAACCGCCTGAGGGCGTCTGCTGCCCAGGGGCTGATTGGTGCACGCACCCAGCACCTGCCGCACCAGATCTATATTGCCCATGAGGTTGCCCGGCGCCATGCGCCACGGGTGCTTCTGGCCGATGAAGTCGGCCTTGGCAAAACCATCGAGGCGGGGCTTATCCTGCATTATCAGCTGCACACCGGGCGGGCGAAACGCGCCCTTATCGTGGTTCCGGATTCCCTCACCCATCAATGGCTGGTTGAAATGCTTCGGCGCTTCAATCTGCGGTTCTCGATCGTGGATCAGGGTCGCTACGATGCCCTGAAAGAGCAGGAAAGCGATGTCGACGCCCTGGTTAACCACATTTTTGGCGACGAAGACGCGGTCAATCCCTTCGAGAGCGAGCAACTGGTGCTCTGCAGTCTCGATTTCCTGAAGCAAAGCCAGAAGGCGCAGGACGATGCCCGCAAGGCTGAGTGGGATCTGATGATCGTGGACGAGGCTCATCACCTGGCATGGAGCCCGGATGAAGTCAGCCCGGAATACCGGATTGTTGAGGAGTTGTCGGCGATCAGCCGGGGCTTGCTGTTGCTGACGGCGACGCCGGAGCAGGTGGGTGTCGCCAGTCATTTCGCCCGGTTGCGGCTGTTGGATCCGGCCCGTTTCCATGATCTGGAAGCCTTTCGGAAAGAGGAGCAGCAGTACGAGACGATCAACGCGGTGGTCCGCCGGCTTCTGGACGAAGAATCCGCAATCAGCGCCGAAGACCAGAAGTTGCTGCGGGAATGGCTGGGAGAAGAGCTGGACCACCTGCTGACCGGAGACCATCCACGGCAAGCGGTCATTGATGCCCTGCTGGATCGCCATGGTACCGGGCGGGTGCTGTTCCGGAACACCCGGGCGGCCATCCAGGGATTCCCCGAACGCCGTCCCAACCCGGAGCCTCTGCCATGCCCGGCCATGTACGAAGGGCAGGCTTCAGGTCTTCAGGGGCTGACCCCCGAGCAACTGGTGCCCGAGGAGCAATGGCTGTCGGACGATCCCCGGGTGGCGTGGCTCGAGAAAAAGCTGGTCAGCCTGCGTCCCGCAAAGGTCGTCGTTATCTGCGCCAGCGCTGAGACCGCCATGGCCCTGGAGCACTATCTCCAGCTGCGCGCCGGTATCCGCAGTGCGGCGTTTCATGAACACCTGAGCCTGATCGAGCGAGACCGGGCTGCCGCCTACTTCGCCGACACCGAACAGGGAGCCCAGGCCCTGATCTGTTCTGAGATCGGCAGCGAAGGCCGCAATTTCCAGTTTGCCCACCAGCTGGTGCTGTTCGATCTGCCGGGCAACCCGGATCTGCTTGAACAGCGCATCGGTCGGCTGGACCGGATTGGTCAGACCGAAACCATCGATATTCATCTTCCCTACCTGCGTGATACCAGCCAGGAGGTCCAGTTCCGATGGTTCCACGAGGGGCTGAACGCTTTTGCCGAGAGTTGCGCCGTAGGCGTTGCGGTTCAGGAAGCGGTCCAGTCCCTATGGCAGCGGGCCATTGATGGCGATGCGAGCATTGCGAACGAGCTGGTTAAAGCCTCCGCCAAAGAGGCGGAGCGCCTGAAAACCCTGCTGCAAAACGGTCGGGATGCCTTGATTGAACTGAATTCCTGCCGCCCGGACGTGGCGGACGACCTGATTGCCGCCATTGAAGAAGAGGAATCTGAGGAGCAGGTTCGGGACTACATGATGGAAGCCTTCGATATTCTCGGGGTCGATGTCGAAGACCATGCCGAACACTCCGATATCCTGCGGCCGGGCGAACAGTACCGGGCCGGCCATGTCGCCGAATTGCCCGAAGATGGCATGACCGTGACCTGGGATCGCAGGAATGCCCTGGAGCGGGAAGATCTGGCGTTTATGAGCTGGGAGCACCCGATGGTCACCGGGGTGATGGACTCGGTGACCAGCTCCGGTCTGGGCAAAGCCGCACTCGCCAGCCTGTCGGTCAAGGCCCTGCCTCCGGGAACGTTGCTGATGGAAGCGCTGTTTACCGTGCACTGCCCGGCGCCAGACGCTCTGCAACTGACCCGCTACCTGCCGGTTTCGCCGTTGCGCCTGCTGGTGGACGTGAATGGCAAGGAGCTGTCGGCGGCTTTGCCCCACAACCGGCTGAACGAGATGTGCTCGAACATCCGCCGGCGCACGGCCCAGGCTATCGTGCCCCAGATTCGGCCCCAGGTCGAAACCATGGTGGATCACGTCGAGCGCCTGTCAGAGCCTCATCTGGAGCCCCTGAAAGCCCGGGCGCTTGAACAGCTCGCTGCCAGTTTCGAGCCGGAAATCCGGCGACTGGAAGCGTTGCAGAAAGTGAATCCTGCCATCCGCGAGGAGGAGATCGACTTTTTCCGGAACCAGTTCGAAGCGGCGAGGGACGCCATAGGCCATGCCAGCCTGGCTCTGGAAGGTATTCGTGTGATCGTGACCTCATAA
- the cysZ gene encoding sulfate transporter CysZ, with protein MLKGNFFRGLGYLGEGFRLIRQPGLRLFVIIPLVINILLFGLLFFFMGELFAGLIAAAMAWLPDWAWLQALDWLFWILYGAVIVLMLAYGFVIVANLIGSPFYGYLAELTEKHLTGQEVNTDDSWAAIIKDIPRALWREVQKILYYLPRAIGLLIIGLIPVVNLVAAVLWFLFNSWMMALQYVDYPADNHKVSFPALRRLLGDTRLSAFGFGVPVALAAMVPVLNLFVVPAAVCGATAYWVRENGATRT; from the coding sequence ATGCTCAAGGGTAATTTTTTTCGTGGATTGGGCTACCTGGGGGAAGGTTTCCGCCTGATTCGTCAGCCCGGTCTGCGGCTGTTCGTCATTATTCCACTGGTTATTAATATTCTGCTCTTCGGATTGCTCTTCTTCTTTATGGGAGAGCTTTTTGCCGGGCTGATTGCCGCCGCCATGGCCTGGCTGCCGGACTGGGCGTGGCTACAGGCGCTGGACTGGCTGTTCTGGATTCTTTACGGCGCAGTCATCGTGCTTATGCTCGCCTACGGCTTTGTGATTGTTGCCAATTTGATTGGTTCCCCTTTCTACGGCTATCTGGCTGAGCTGACGGAAAAGCACCTGACCGGTCAGGAAGTGAATACCGACGACAGCTGGGCGGCCATCATCAAGGATATCCCCCGTGCGCTCTGGCGTGAGGTTCAGAAAATCCTGTATTACCTGCCGAGGGCTATCGGCCTGCTGATTATCGGTCTGATACCCGTCGTCAATCTGGTTGCGGCTGTTCTCTGGTTTCTCTTCAACAGCTGGATGATGGCGCTGCAATACGTGGACTACCCGGCAGACAACCACAAGGTCAGTTTCCCCGCCCTGCGCCGGTTGCTCGGTGATACCCGCTTGTCTGCTTTCGGCTTCGGAGTGCCAGTGGCATTGGCTGCCATGGTGCCTGTACTGAACCTGTTCGTGGTGCCTGCGGCGGTTTGCGGGGCAACGGCTTACTGGGTGCGTGAGAACGGCGCCACAAGAACGTAA
- a CDS encoding VanZ family protein — MDTLKQQLTSLLQYRPLWRAAFVISVLAIGFLATTDNPYPIPSSSSDKINHLVAFLELTILTRLAWPELRAIWFVPALLGFGLGIEIIQANLPYREFSLADLAADGAGIALGLLPWPGLRRLGKPDLRNSPGSL; from the coding sequence ATGGATACACTGAAACAACAACTCACCAGTCTGCTGCAGTACCGGCCCCTTTGGCGGGCAGCCTTTGTGATTTCCGTGCTCGCCATCGGGTTTCTTGCAACAACCGACAACCCTTACCCCATTCCCTCCTCTTCAAGCGACAAGATAAACCACCTGGTCGCCTTCCTTGAGTTGACCATCCTGACACGACTGGCCTGGCCGGAACTGCGGGCAATCTGGTTTGTACCGGCGCTCCTCGGCTTTGGTCTGGGCATCGAAATCATCCAGGCAAATCTGCCCTACCGCGAATTTTCTCTGGCAGACCTGGCTGCCGATGGCGCAGGCATCGCACTTGGACTCCTCCCCTGGCCGGGTCTTCGCAGGCTGGGAAAACCGGATTTGCGAAATTCGCCAGGATCTTTGTAA